The Penaeus chinensis breed Huanghai No. 1 chromosome 21, ASM1920278v2, whole genome shotgun sequence genome has a window encoding:
- the LOC125036759 gene encoding solute carrier family 40 member 1-like gives MTVTSMEVSSPNDVDKLASASKEDPKETYKKLDDPGRTEANMDNSENNGAVGEEARTHTEGEDNEEGSTRKKTCCSVLRSAQFQVYASHFLSSWGDRMWMFAGGLFLLEVTPGSLRLAAIYGAALAVTVILCGAPVGRWVDSNSRLRTAQISLSIQNLMVCICAALLVVITTQRQYFTAWDGWSLILAEAGVIFSACLAQIGTLGCKLAIEKDWIIVICGKDKTTLARMNSVLRTVDLSTEVLAPVIVGTVMTGFGLAAGGIVIASWNVGSLLVEYGLLHHLFYSSPDLQKSKNVSVEETAKEEEREGEANDNEIQKRKRKKRHVVIQRIISAWGAWKAYMSHPVRDAGLGLAFLFMTVLAFDNYSRAFVYESGVPETILGILTAVASLSGIFGSLAFPVLRRVGISKTGLVGFGFETVCLSLCVASVFAPGSPFDASALLPNSRIAEGNNSTEAPAYLTYNISTLSGGTNISLAEENGTVTLDVPLNQSPDPEAGEEMVYTSVILLLTGIITSRFGLWLADLTVTQILQEGVEEGQRGAINGVQSSLNQSLDLLRSILIIILPTRSTFGFLIILSFVFVATAWMLFAIYARRNPTPVTTPEGEQLKPVAV, from the exons ATGACAGTTACATCCATGGAAGTTTCATCacctaatgatgttgataaattaGCATCTGCATCTAAGGAAGATCCTAAGGAGACCTACAAGAAGCTTGATGACCCTGGGAGAACAGAGGCAAATAtggataattcagaaaataatggAGCGGTAGGGGAAGAAGCAAGAACTCATACAGAAGGAG AAGACAATGAAGAGGGCAGTACAAGAAAGAAAACCTGCTGCAGTGTGTTAAGGTCTGCACAATTCCAAGTATATGCATCACACTTCCTTTCTTCTTGGGGTGATCGCATGTGGATGTTTGCTGGAGGTCTCTTTCTACTTGAA GTCACACCAGGATCCCTTCGCTTGGCAGCAATTTATGGAGCTGCACTTGCTGTAACTGTTATTCTGTGTGGAGCTCCTGTTGGTCGATGGGTTGACAGTAACTCAAGACTCAGAA CTGCCCAGATAAGTCTGAGTATCCAGAATCTTATGGTTTGCATTTGTGCTGCTCTCCTAGTAGTGATTACAACACAGCGGCAATATTTCACTGCTTGGGATGGGTGGTCCCTAATCTTGGCAGAG GCAGGAGTGATCTTTTCAGCATGTCTAGCTCAGATTGGAACTTTAGGATGTAAACTAGCCATAGAGAAGGACTGGATCATAGTGATATGCGGAAAAGATAAAACAACATTAGCCA GAATGAACAGTGTTTTAAGAACAGTAGACCTCAGCACTGAAGTGTTAGCCCCTGTCATTGTTGGTACTGTGATGACTGGTTTTGGGTTGGCTGCTGGAGGCATAGTAATTGCCTCGTGGAATGTCGGCTCACTGCTGGTAGAATATGGGCTCTTGCATCATCTCTTCTACTCATCACCTGATTTACAGAAGTCAAAGAATGTTTCT GTAGAAGAGActgcaaaagaggaagaaagagaaggagaagcaaatgataatgaaattcagaaaaggaagagaaagaaaaggcatgTGGTTATACAACGTATCATTTCAGCATGGGGAGCATGGAAGGCATACATGAGTCATCCAGTCAGAGATGCTGGGCTTGGTCTTGCATTCCTGTTTATGACAGTGCTTGCATTTGACAATTATTCTAGAG CTTTTGTTTACGAGTCTGGTGTACCAGAGACAATTCTTGGTATTCTAACAGCTGTTGCATCCTTGTCTGGGATTTTTGGATCCTTAGCCTTTCCTGTTCTCAGAAGG GTTGGTATATCTAAGACTGGCTTGGTTGGCTTTGGATTTGAAACAGTCTGCCTGTCTTTATGTGTGGCATCAGTATTCGCACCCGGCAGTCCATTCGATGCCTCAGCTTTATTACCTAACAGCAGGATAGCCGAGGGCAATAATTCAACAGAAGCTCCAGCGTACTTAACATACAACATAAGCACACTGTCAGGTGGAACAAATATCTCCTTGGCAGAGGAAAATGGGACTGTGACTCTTGATGTACCTTTAAATCAAAGCCCAGATCCTGAAGCTGGAGAGGAAATGGTGTACACATCAGTTATTCTCCTTCTTACTGGAATCATAACATCAAGATTTG GTTTGTGGCTAGCAGATTTGACAGTGACACAGATCCTGCAAGAGGGTGTGGAAGAAGGCCAGAGAGGAGCTATCAATGGTGTTCAGTCATCACTTAACCAGTCACTTGACTTATTGCGttcaatccttatcatcattttaccaACGCGATCTACTTTTGGGTTCCTTATCATCCTTTCATTTGTATTTGTAGCAACAGC GTGGATGTTGTTTGCAATATATGCTCGAAGAAACCCAACACCTGTAACCACACCAGAAGGAGAGCAGCTCAAGCCAGTGGCTGTGTAA